The genomic interval GAGAAACCCTGCCCTGTCTTAACCGCAGAATTCTCAGTTAGCAGATAGCGGTCGTGAAAAAACTTTAAAGGCGCGACAATCAGGTTGAGCGTTGGCAGGTATCCGTATTTTCCAAGGTATTCTGAGGCAAAAACCTTTTCAGGATCAGCTGTATCTATACTGGTAACAAGCGTTAACTTCTTTACGCTCTTTAGGCTGGAGATAAAGCTTATGAGCTCGTGTAGCACTTTGTTTCCCGCCAACCTAAAGTACTGATCAATTATCGTTATTTGGTTCCCTAACCTGAGAAGCGGGAGCAATGCCCCAGTAATATCTTCTGGCGTCCGGTCTATACGAATCGTTGGCGGAACGCTCCACCTTTCGCAATCCGCAATGATCTCTTCGTAGTTGAGTGCGCCTTCGATATCACGATTAGAAACCGTGGCATCAAAATCCGTAAACTCTCTCTGCTTTTCGAACCACTCATGCCAGTTTTCCACGCTTGCCGGATCGAGAACCGAATTTCGGTAAGCTGGTAAAACAAGAGTGTTTCCACCTTTACTCTTTCTCAGAGTGTTGAGGTAAGTTTTTATCGATTTCTTTTTAACATCTTGAATGTCAGATTCTTTTACTATCGAGAATGCCTCAGCTAACCACTGGTTGACCGACGCTACGATAAATCGACCTCGCTCCTCACCAAATGCACTTTTCAGAACCCCGTAGTAGTGATATTCACTCAAACAATACGGATCAAACGCAATTTCTTTGTACATCAGAACAGCTCCTCATCGCGCTCCTCAAAGAAGCCGCCCGGCCAGTGCTGTTCGAAATCACCGTCGTCGGTTATGTCCAACCGCCTCACCTGTACTCCTGAGTCCGAAGGTTCGAGATAGATGACAGAAACGTCATTAGGGCGGACTGGCGCCATTTCTTTTGGTTGCTGTCTATTTTCAGATTCCCGGATACGTCGCAGCAATCTCAAAACAAGATGCTCACTGTGAGTTTCGATAAGAAAGCTGGTTTCTTCGGTCGTACTCAGCAACATATCCCCGATAGCGACTTGAACCCTCGGGTGCACGTGTAGTTCAGGCTGCTCACAGGCGATGAGGCCATTTTCAACAGAAGCAGATGCAACGAGAAGCGGTAACAACTGCGAAACACCAACACCTATATCGGCAGCAGTAACTTCAAGGTTATTGCGGCAATCCCATAAAGCGATTTTCGTATTCTTGAAAGGGAACTCCCCGAGATAGAGTGAGGACTTAGAGTCATAACGGTCGCGCCAAGATTCCAACATCAGTGGAGAGATATCGCGCTCCTCTGCGGTCGGGTTCTCTTCCAAACTCTCATTGGAGACGGTTATGCTCAAGCCTTTACCCAGCGCATCAGACATCGTAACCACATCATCCATACCGTCGAAATGTTTAGACGGCGTGATATAACGTGCATTGCCCTGTTCAGTTTTATAAACCAGCTTGTAGCCCAGATTGAGCTTGTCCTCTCCTGTCAGCCATTCGTTAATCACGGTGTCCCGCAATAAATCGCATTTAGACAGCTCGTCCCAGCACGCTTGGCCAGAATACCAGTCCTTTTGCTCGGGATACGGGTTGGGCTGATAAGTTGAATCAGAGATGTGACGAAGGGGGCCGATACAGAGACTTTCGCTCAATAACTCCAAAAGGTTATCTAAGGGAGCGACAACGATATCGCTCAGTATTTCTTCCACCACTCTAGCGCTTATGTCGTCATCTAGTGCCAGGCTGGTATGCAAGGAGCGCCCAAGCTTTGGCAAGGCTCCGGCAAAACCTTTAATGCCCAAAGTCTTCGATGCGGTATCAAAGTGATCCGCTTTGACGCTTTCTTGAGGGTATTCTTCCTCATCAAGAAACATAGGCGGAATCTGTATTAATTCATGAAGCTCACTCTGAAGCGCTTCGGAGGAAAACACCAACTCATCCAGATCCGGGCCCTCTTCATCCCCACTTTCATACACATAGTTAGCCAGAGAGGGATGAAGCGCATTCCCCTGGTTAATCTGCTCCGACACCCACTCCTCGAGTTCGTCGTATTTCAGCAGCGGATGCTGGTAGTTAATTCCAGAGATCATCGGCTGCCTCAACCCTGGATCACTGGTGATCTCCGCCAAATTTGTCCCATCGAATCCAATTGCATAGCGCGACACATAAGCCGTGTCCCGTGAGAAAGACCAACTTACATCCAAGGTCACAGACATCTTGTTCGCTCGAGGCGCAAGCCCAACCAACTCACCGATAGCCCCAACCCCTATGGCAACCAGCTCGCCGACATCGGTATAAGAGGCACCAAGTTTTCCTCCTAGTTCGAATTCGATTCCAATTCGAAGTGTTTCATCCAACCGCTTGCCGTGAACAAGATGACGGAAACCACCAACAAAGCGCCCTCCCATTGCGTCGATTCGCTGAGGATCACACTGACCCTTGGACAGAATCTGCTGAACATAGAACAGCGCCATCAACACCGTACTTTTGCCAACGGAGTTTGGGCCAAACAAAAGAGTAAGGGGCGCAAATTCAATCGTCTGTTCTTTCCGGAACGAGCGGAAATTAGCGAGTGTTAGTTTGGTGATTCGCATCTAGAGTTATGCTTCCTTTGCAAAATTCCGAGTTTTTTCTTAGGAGGGCCCAGACCAACTTTGAAGGTTTCAGGCGTACTTCGAAGCCTCTCATTATAATAAAAGTAGACTATCAGTCAGACCTCGATTCGATGGAAGAGGCGCCGTAAAACCGAACACACCCGTTCCATTTCACGCCCGTTCTGAATTTCGCTATCGTTTCGAACCGAGTCTAACGAATCTGAAAGAACTGCGAAGAGAGTGAATCCGAGAAATATTTTAGATCGTCCGAATGCTTGTTAAGTTTTTGCTTTTGCGAATCAATTTTTATGAAAATTTCTGAAAATTGTGCCAGTAACCCGGGCGATGGTATTGGCACGGGAAGTCTCTTAAGCTTCTCGCTAGTTAAGTGCGAGAACGTTACTTGTGAGACAGATTTACTAAATCCTCCAAGTTTGCTCATCCAGTAAAAGTACTCCTGCAGATACTCTGGAGTTAATGGACTCTGCACTCTGACTCTATGCAACGCTTTTTGAAAATAACATTCCTCGAGCTCATTCCTCCAAATCGAGCATCGACCTACTTCCCCCCCCTCGCAGACAAGCAAGTCGCCATCTCGAAGTGAGAACTTTGCTCGTTCACTTTCTGAGAAATCCATTTGCAGGACTTCTGAAAGGTCAAAAGCACCCCAACGGACATTGGCATTTCTTAAATACTTTCTAGGATTTTGACCGGATTTAGACTTTTGCGAGAGCATTTTCCCCAACTGACACTGGGTAACAGAGCCTAGTTCACGAACAGGCCAGCCTTTTGGATTAGTAACCGGATCGCCAAACAACTCCAAAAACATGCTGCGCAAAAGCTGATCCGTTAATTCAATTGCTTGCTGGCGTTTACGACGGAGGGCATCAGATTTGTCGAGGATGGTGGCGATGCGCTTTTGTTCATCCAATCGCGGCAGTGGAATTTCATGCTCCCAAAAGACCTTCATCGAAACTCTGGGCATTTTTGCTCCAGCGACTTGCTGACTTACCCAATCAACAAACCGTCTAGACCGCAGATAGTGCGCAAGATATCTCCTGTCAATCCTTTCAGGGTCAGGCAACATCGGCACAAGTTCCGTGGTAGCGACGCCAAGTTCGTCGGGCAAAACTACTTTGTTCAAATAAGGGCGAAGCTTGGAATAAAGGACGTGCTGACAATCAAACAGATGTGTAGAGCTACCCGCCTCTTTTGCTGGACCTCTCTCCTTTTCGAGAATTTCCCCGCTCTGAGCTTTCACCTGATCTAGATTTAGGTGCCACACAATCTTTTCTGGATCTAGCGAGGTCTTCCGCAGAGGCCTTGCAGGAGCAATATCTCCAAGTCTAGCTTTAACGGTGCTCAAAGCATTTCCTCCAACACCTTCAGCTCTTGATCTATCTCAGCCTCGACACCACGCAATCTTTTCAAAATTTCCTTCGGGTGCTCATACTCTTCGGGCTCATAGTGATGTTCTTTGTAGCGCCCCAGCGACAAATCATACTTATTTTGCTCGATGTCTCGTTTACCCACCCAGAAGCACTTCCCAGACCTGTCATTTGCCTCAGTGAGCGCAACCGATTTATCGCGCATCTTAAATTGCTCAATCAAATCCGGCAGATCGTTTTCTTCAATTTCCTGACGCTTATCATCTAAAGATCGGCCATCAGCCTTAACGTCATAGAACCATACGTAATCGGTTTCACCGCCTTTGGTAAAGATAAGAATCGCCGTCGAAACTCCTGCATAAGGCTTGAAGACACCACTCGGCAGGCTGATTACTGCTTCAAGCTGGTTATCTTCCACCAGATGCTTCCGCAACTCTTGGTGCGCGCGCGAAGAACCGAACAACACGCCATCTGGCACAATCGTCGCGCTGCGCCCGCCCATTTTGAGCATTCGCATGATCAGAGCGACAAACAATAATTCGGTTTTCTTGGTTTTAACGATACGCAGCAGCGCCGGGTCCACATCCTCCTCATCCAGCGCACCTTTGAAGGGTGGATTGGCGAGAATCAGGTCGAAACCATCCTTCGCGGCTTTGGGGAAACGCTCAGAAAAGCGTTGGCTCAGGGTGTCCTGATAATGGATATCCGGGTGGCTGATGCCGTGCATGACCAGGTTCATCGCGGCAATACGGAGCATGGTGGAATCAAAATCGAAGCCGTGGAACATATCCGTATCCACGTGGTGCCGATGCTCCCGAAGCAGGTCTCCGAGGTAGATTTTCTGCTCGACCTCTTCGCCTTTTTCATTGGTCACAGTATCGGTGATCACACCATCTTCAGAGCTGTATTTTTCCAACAGGTATTCATAGGTCGTTGCCAAAAAGCCGCCCGTCCCACAGGCCGGATCGGCAATGCGGTGCGTGGCTTCCGGGTCAAGCATTTCCACAATTGCCCGGATGATATGCCGCGGTGTACGGAACTGGCCGCTGATACCCGCCGTGGTGAGTTTTGAAAGCAGGTACTCGTATAGGTCCCCTTTCATGTCCGACTCTTGAAGCGGCAATTCACTGAGCATGTTCACCGCTTTCACCAGGAGCGTGGGCTTCTGGATCATGAGCTGGGCGTCTTTCATAAACTCTGCGAACAGGGATCCCTCGCCCGCCACATCCTTGAAGTGCGGGAACACCTCATCCTTTACGACCTTATACATTTGCTCCGCCGGCAAGTGGCGGAAGCTCTCCCAGCGCGCCGATTGCTGATGAGAACCGAAACGGCGATTGAACGACTGCCCGCTCCGCTCTGCCTTCTTCTCGTCACGACGCTCGTTCATGTCCAGCAGGCGGGCGTACATCAGGAAGGTGATTTGCTCGATCACCGTGAGCGGATTGGTGATTCCGCCCGTCCAGAACTCTTCCCAGAGCTTGTCAATTTTGCTTTTCAGTTCTCCGGTAATCATGCGTGTACTTCTCCGGTTTCAATTAGCTCGTAGGATCGGATTGCCTGCTCATCAATGGCGTATAAGCCTGCTCGGCCGCCGCGGCTGACCGGCTTTTCGGTTCGGGCGCGGACTCTGAATCCCTGGCGCAGGACTTTCGCGATCATTTCTTCTTCACTCTGGACGCTGATACTGTCGTCTTTGGTGTTTCCACCCTTCGCCAGCCGGAAGGCTACTTCATCCGACTCCCGATCTTTAATCCGGGCGGGGTACAGTACGTCGCCACACACATGAATCAAGCGAAATCTTCGGCACAATGTGTCACTCATGGCTGCTTATTCCTTTACCCAGAACCATTATCTGCGGACTTGGTGCTCGGCAGTCGTCCTACGCCGCCCCAACTCCACGCCAAACTGATTGACCAAAGCGACCAGCGAATCAGCTTGTGCATCGTCAGTGAATATCCCGTCTAAACCTTCATGGTGAACACCCGTAAAGGGCTGTTCGTACAGCTGCTTCACATTGATGGTGCCAAAACGACAAAGGTGGTTTTTTAACAATGCGATAAATCGTTGTTGCCGGCTGTTTAGATGAATGTGGTTGTCCTGAACGAATTCCGTAAAGGCGCCTTCGACGGCCTTACTGTCCATCCCGATCAGGGTTCGGAGCAGTTGATCGAGGCTTGCACCGGAATCCGGGAAGAACTCTTTGAGTGTTCCCAGGTCGAGGTTCGGGTTTTGAACGTGAACCAGGGCATTAAGCTCCTCCAACTCTCTCTCGGTGACCGGCTCCCCCTTTCGGATCTTGATGAGGGTGGCATTGGTGTCAAACCACGGTTGAAGCGTCTCCTCTACCTGCTTGCGATAGATCTGATAATCCACGGTTTCGATCTTGGTGGGACGGTCTTTAATTTCATACCCTTCCTGCTCCTCCTTGAGATCGATCACAGTCGCCGGTTCAGGCGGTGGCATTGGGCTTTTATCCCTTAAATGGATAATGCCTCGCAGTGCCTGCCGTTGTTCTTCAAATTTCTCGAATGAAGGCGATTGCCAGAATTCTTTCGCCTGGATTGCCTTGATGTGATCCGCCTTATCCCTGACCGGATTCAGGTGCATAGACAGGCTGCGCACTTTCTCCAGCACCGCTTCTTTGGCGACATCCAGCTGCGATGGGTTAGTGAGCAAGATCCGCTGCAACTCTGTCAGCTGCTGATCCCACCGCAAGGCATCGCTCTGCCCCTGTACATTACGCCACTGCATCAATGGCGCCATTGCGCCACGCAGAAGATCACGGGTTTGCGGCGCAAACTGTTCCAAAACCTTTGCGTCGCTCAGCTGCGCCTTGAGCTTCCAGTTATCTCTGACTGCAATACAACGGTCATCAAGCGCGTCGATATCTTCCTTTATGAGCCGAACGATGTCGCGGAACAGTTCCATTTCAGCCCGCTTAAGAGCTACCTCTGCCAAATCCAAGCGGGTCTCAAACAGCTTTTCGCAAAGAGATTTACTTGGGCGCCCTTCTTCTTCGGGTGGGTCCATCTCGAAGTAATCAAAATTTCCCCAATGATCAAAGATCAGGAAGTGGGTTTTATCATGTCCGGGGCCATACAGATTCGGACACAGTCGTGTGCCCCTCCCGACCATCTGCCAGAATTTGACCTTGGATTTGATCGGCTTGGCGAAGACCAGATTGACCACTTCCGGCACATCGATACCGGTATCAAGCATGTCGACGGATATCGCAATCGTAATTTCATTTTTGGATTTACCGTCTGCCCGCTTGAAGTCTTCTATCAGCTCCTCTGCACGCTCGAATTTAGAGTGAATGACCCTGCAGAAATTGCCACCGAGCTGCGGATACATCTCACCGAAAAGCTCTGCCAAAAGTTCTGCATGCTGGATGCTTCGAGCGAAAACAATGCTTTTTCCGGGCAGTTGTCCATCGGCATCGCGGAGTCCTCGCTCCATCAGGTTGCGGAGCACCTCGCGATTCGTGTCCTTGTTGAATATGGCTTTGTCGATATCCGGCTGACTGAAATCCAAATCGTTAGGGTCGTAGCCCTGGTCTTCCAGCTCCGCAATTTGTTCGTCAGTCAGAGAACGTCCTTGGATCCCCTCTCGCAAAAACCGTGTGGTATGTGAAACCACCTTGAACGGCACCAAGTTGCGATCTTCAACGGCCTGCTCTAATGGGTAGTTCGCTGTGGGGGTTTTGTAATCGCAATCAAACAAGTTGCAGGTAGAGCGACTGACCATTTCAACCGGCGTCGCTGTCAGGCCAACCTGCCGGGCATCGAAATACTTGAACAGATCCCCGTAGACATTATAGATCGAGCGATGGGACTCATCGGCGATAATAAGATCGAAGTAACCCACATCAAACTGTTCGAAGATGCGCATCATGCCGGGGTAAGTAGAGATATAAATCCGAGCGTCATGCCGACCTTCTTTACTGCTGCGTCCCACAACGTAAAGGGGTTCACGAATAAACTCTCCAAAAGCATTTTTGGCCTGTTTGCGAAGTTCTTTTCGGTCGCACAAGAACAGAACTCTCTTGGCCCACCCCGCATCCAGCATCCGTTTTGTTAATGCAATGGAGACACGAGTTTTACCGGTCCCGGTAGCCTGGACAACGAGCGCTTTGCGGAAGCCGTTACTGAAGCGCTCGCTTACACGAGTAATCGCCTCTATCTGGTACATCCGTCCAGCAATGTCTGTGGCGATGGGCGTTGAATTAAGATCCTGACGCGTTACACGCTGAGCCACTAAATATTGAAGACTGTCTTTGCTGTAGTACCCGTAGAGCTTGCGCGGCACTGTGTCCAGCACGTCATCCCAAATCCAGATGTCGTAGCCATTGGTGTAAAAAATAACTGGTCTTTGAGCGTGCTTTTTTTCCAGCGCATCGGCGTACAGCTTTGCCTGATGGCGGCCCTTCTCCGGATTTTCCCTTGCACGCTTGGCCTCGACTACGGCGAGCGGCTTGCCATTGTCATCCCAGAGAACGTAGTCACAATAGCCGATACCACTTCGGGTCGGTTGTCCATCGACTTCATGCTCAAGAGTTACCTGGTCGGTGTCAGCGCCATCAAGATCGATCTTCCAGCCTGCCAGTTGCAGCTCGCTGTCGATAAGACGACGTCGAGTTTGCGCCTCGTTAAGCTCGAGGGTACTGGTTGCTTTTTCACTGCCATTGAAGAAAGATTGAGCCTTAGCCTGATCAACCGCCACTTTGAGCTGGGCAGCTTTCCTCAGCGCTTCTTGCTCAGACTCTTGCGCCGCCTCAAGTTCCTTTAGGGCACTCTCGAGCTGCGCCTCCTGTGAGGCGAGCTTTTCCTGGAGAGCTTTATTCTTTTTCTTGAACTCGGACTTCGCACTACTTCCTTGTGGAGAAGGCGGCTGGAATTCAGGCACATCCTCGCGGCTACCTCCCGCCTGAGCGATAAACAACCACGCTCCCAGATGGTACGCCTCCTCAACCAGCCAAACAGCCGTATCCGGGGAGGACTGACCTTCGTGTGCAGCCGAATTCCCATGCTTTCGCACGGCATGTAATTTATCGAGGATGACCTGCGGAACCATCGCAGTGAAACTGGCATTTCTTAGGCGGTCCATGAGATTGGCAGTCGGCTCTATGGGCAGTTGGAGCTCGCGATAGATTGAGCCAACCATTTTCTCAACATAGCAGCGAAGCTTTACCAGCGAACTCTGAGGGTCCGAATAGGCATAGGTCTCGGCATAACCTCCAAGGTCTGCCAGTTCTGGCCATTGTTTTCTCAGATGCTCAAAGTTCATAGACTTCATACGGTTTGCCTTAGATGTCCGAACCTAAGTCAGGAATCGTGCCAGGTCCGAATAAATAATTTAATCAGTCTCGCTGATTCCGAGCTGGTTAATCCAATTGCTTAGCGTTTGATGATTCGAAATCCCCAGCAGGCGTGCCGCTTTTACCTTCTGCCCCGCCGTCAATTTCAGAGCCTCTTTAATATAGTAGACCTTTGTTTCATCAACGATTTTACTTATATCAACTCCTTGGGAAACGTCACGTCGCTGACCAAGGTGAGAGACTGCGGGTCCCCTCTTAATCATTGCTTTCTCAATATGATGACGCTCCAAGCAATCACCATCGGACCACACAGAAGCTCTGACAAGGGTATTCCAAAGCTCGCGAATGTTGCCTAGCCATGGCTGGCTACAGATAAAATTAATTGCATTCTTGGAAATTTTTTTACTCTTATATCCTGGCTGCGTCCTCGCCTCCTGATTGAGCTGCTCCATAAGCCTCCACACAAGATCAGGAATGTCCTCTTGGCGACTTCTCAACGGCGGAAGACTAAGAAGGCCAACAGCTAATCTGTAAAACAGATCTTCACGAAAATCACCTGCCTCTACCATAGCCAACAAATCACGGTGAGTTGCCGCAATAATTCGGACGTCTGTCTTGTGAGCACGGCTCGCACCAACCGGCATGACCTCTTTCTCCTGCA from Marinobacter sp. LA51 carries:
- a CDS encoding AAA family ATPase; this translates as MRITKLTLANFRSFRKEQTIEFAPLTLLFGPNSVGKSTVLMALFYVQQILSKGQCDPQRIDAMGGRFVGGFRHLVHGKRLDETLRIGIEFELGGKLGASYTDVGELVAIGVGAIGELVGLAPRANKMSVTLDVSWSFSRDTAYVSRYAIGFDGTNLAEITSDPGLRQPMISGINYQHPLLKYDELEEWVSEQINQGNALHPSLANYVYESGDEEGPDLDELVFSSEALQSELHELIQIPPMFLDEEEYPQESVKADHFDTASKTLGIKGFAGALPKLGRSLHTSLALDDDISARVVEEILSDIVVAPLDNLLELLSESLCIGPLRHISDSTYQPNPYPEQKDWYSGQACWDELSKCDLLRDTVINEWLTGEDKLNLGYKLVYKTEQGNARYITPSKHFDGMDDVVTMSDALGKGLSITVSNESLEENPTAEERDISPLMLESWRDRYDSKSSLYLGEFPFKNTKIALWDCRNNLEVTAADIGVGVSQLLPLLVASASVENGLIACEQPELHVHPRVQVAIGDMLLSTTEETSFLIETHSEHLVLRLLRRIRESENRQQPKEMAPVRPNDVSVIYLEPSDSGVQVRRLDITDDGDFEQHWPGGFFEERDEELF
- a CDS encoding restriction endonuclease subunit S; this translates as MSTVKARLGDIAPARPLRKTSLDPEKIVWHLNLDQVKAQSGEILEKERGPAKEAGSSTHLFDCQHVLYSKLRPYLNKVVLPDELGVATTELVPMLPDPERIDRRYLAHYLRSRRFVDWVSQQVAGAKMPRVSMKVFWEHEIPLPRLDEQKRIATILDKSDALRRKRQQAIELTDQLLRSMFLELFGDPVTNPKGWPVRELGSVTQCQLGKMLSQKSKSGQNPRKYLRNANVRWGAFDLSEVLQMDFSESERAKFSLRDGDLLVCEGGEVGRCSIWRNELEECYFQKALHRVRVQSPLTPEYLQEYFYWMSKLGGFSKSVSQVTFSHLTSEKLKRLPVPIPSPGLLAQFSEIFIKIDSQKQKLNKHSDDLKYFSDSLSSQFFQIR
- a CDS encoding DEAD/DEAH box helicase family protein, giving the protein MKSMNFEHLRKQWPELADLGGYAETYAYSDPQSSLVKLRCYVEKMVGSIYRELQLPIEPTANLMDRLRNASFTAMVPQVILDKLHAVRKHGNSAAHEGQSSPDTAVWLVEEAYHLGAWLFIAQAGGSREDVPEFQPPSPQGSSAKSEFKKKNKALQEKLASQEAQLESALKELEAAQESEQEALRKAAQLKVAVDQAKAQSFFNGSEKATSTLELNEAQTRRRLIDSELQLAGWKIDLDGADTDQVTLEHEVDGQPTRSGIGYCDYVLWDDNGKPLAVVEAKRARENPEKGRHQAKLYADALEKKHAQRPVIFYTNGYDIWIWDDVLDTVPRKLYGYYSKDSLQYLVAQRVTRQDLNSTPIATDIAGRMYQIEAITRVSERFSNGFRKALVVQATGTGKTRVSIALTKRMLDAGWAKRVLFLCDRKELRKQAKNAFGEFIREPLYVVGRSSKEGRHDARIYISTYPGMMRIFEQFDVGYFDLIIADESHRSIYNVYGDLFKYFDARQVGLTATPVEMVSRSTCNLFDCDYKTPTANYPLEQAVEDRNLVPFKVVSHTTRFLREGIQGRSLTDEQIAELEDQGYDPNDLDFSQPDIDKAIFNKDTNREVLRNLMERGLRDADGQLPGKSIVFARSIQHAELLAELFGEMYPQLGGNFCRVIHSKFERAEELIEDFKRADGKSKNEITIAISVDMLDTGIDVPEVVNLVFAKPIKSKVKFWQMVGRGTRLCPNLYGPGHDKTHFLIFDHWGNFDYFEMDPPEEEGRPSKSLCEKLFETRLDLAEVALKRAEMELFRDIVRLIKEDIDALDDRCIAVRDNWKLKAQLSDAKVLEQFAPQTRDLLRGAMAPLMQWRNVQGQSDALRWDQQLTELQRILLTNPSQLDVAKEAVLEKVRSLSMHLNPVRDKADHIKAIQAKEFWQSPSFEKFEEQRQALRGIIHLRDKSPMPPPEPATVIDLKEEQEGYEIKDRPTKIETVDYQIYRKQVEETLQPWFDTNATLIKIRKGEPVTERELEELNALVHVQNPNLDLGTLKEFFPDSGASLDQLLRTLIGMDSKAVEGAFTEFVQDNHIHLNSRQQRFIALLKNHLCRFGTINVKQLYEQPFTGVHHEGLDGIFTDDAQADSLVALVNQFGVELGRRRTTAEHQVRR
- a CDS encoding type I restriction-modification system subunit M, with amino-acid sequence MITGELKSKIDKLWEEFWTGGITNPLTVIEQITFLMYARLLDMNERRDEKKAERSGQSFNRRFGSHQQSARWESFRHLPAEQMYKVVKDEVFPHFKDVAGEGSLFAEFMKDAQLMIQKPTLLVKAVNMLSELPLQESDMKGDLYEYLLSKLTTAGISGQFRTPRHIIRAIVEMLDPEATHRIADPACGTGGFLATTYEYLLEKYSSEDGVITDTVTNEKGEEVEQKIYLGDLLREHRHHVDTDMFHGFDFDSTMLRIAAMNLVMHGISHPDIHYQDTLSQRFSERFPKAAKDGFDLILANPPFKGALDEEDVDPALLRIVKTKKTELLFVALIMRMLKMGGRSATIVPDGVLFGSSRAHQELRKHLVEDNQLEAVISLPSGVFKPYAGVSTAILIFTKGGETDYVWFYDVKADGRSLDDKRQEIEENDLPDLIEQFKMRDKSVALTEANDRSGKCFWVGKRDIEQNKYDLSLGRYKEHHYEPEEYEHPKEILKRLRGVEAEIDQELKVLEEML